The DNA window ATCGCATCGTGCTGCGCGCCGAAATGGACCTGATCGTGGGGCTCACCGCGTGCTCGGCCTATGCGTCGAATGGGGGGAGCTTCAAGCCGATCGACTACCAGGTGGGTGCCGATCATGACGATCGATAACTTCTGGTCGTCGTTCGATCGCATCGCCCAGATCGTTCTTTCCGCAGCGATCTTCTATCTGCTGATCGTCGGCATGGTGAGGGTGAGCGGCAAGCGGACCACCGGTGAGCTCAACAATTTCGACTGGATAATCACCGTCGCGGTCGGCAGCCTCGCCGCGAGCGGGATCCTGCTGAAGAACGTGTCGACGATCGATGCGGTGACCGCCATCCTCGCCCTGGCGTTGCTCCAATATGTTGCCACACGCTGGGTTCAACAGAGCGACCTAGCCAGCAGGGTGGTGAAGGCCGAGCCGACGCTACTGACTGACCGTGGCGAATTTCTCGAAGACGCGATGGAAGAAACCCGGATTTCGCGCGAGGAAATCCTCGCCGCCCTGCGCGAAAACGGATGCCTCAAGCTGGAGGACGCAAACTGGGTCGTGCTCGAAACCAACGGCAAACTGAGCGTGATCCCGAAATGCGATACGACCTATGAAGAGGTCGACAGTCTGAGCGACGTTCCCGCCCCCAAACACGTCGGCTAGCGCATCAGACCGCGCCCCAGTCGCCGCGAAGCTTCAGCGGTCCGTCGCCGTAGAGGTAATCGGGATCGAAATGTGCGTATTCGGCCAGCAGCCGCCAGTCGGTGGGATAAAAGTCGCCACGCCTGATCTCGCCAAGGCCGGCTTCTCTCAGCTTGCCGACGGCACGATTGGCGTGGATGGCGCTGACCCCGCACATGTCGGCAAGATCGGTTTGCGTGAACGGCGTTCGCAAGGCACCGGGCACTTCTCGCCCGATCAGTTCGAGCCGGGTGCGGATTTCGGAATAGAGATGCGCGATGCGTCGCGGCGCATCGAGCTGTTCGAGCATCTGGATCCATTTGCGATGGATCGCCGCGTCGAGCAGCGTGGCAAACCACATCGCGCGCGCGACGCCAGGGCGATCGGTCATCACCTCTTGCAGGGTCGAATGGCTGACGCAGCCGATCGTGACCTTGCCGACCGTGACGATATTGTGATCGAGCCGCTTCAGCGCAAACCCGTGCAGATCGATGAAGTCACCCGGCACGTGCACGCCGACGATGTACCGACGGTCTTCGCGTTCGATCGTCCGGAAAACGAACCCTTCGACGAGGAGCGTGCTGCGATTGGCGATGTCGCCGCGTTTGATGAGCCGGGTCGATCCCGGAAGCTCTTCGACGGTTTCGATGAGCCGTTCGATGTATTCCAGATCGTCTTTGGAAAGATTGTCGCGCAAGCGGCCGGCGAGGAAATTGCCGGTCAGTGGGTAGTCTAACGTCATTGTGCCCCCACACGGTGATCGGTTGGCTGTGCGAGTAGGCGACCACCCGTAGACGGTCTATTGACGGATGTTAGCTTGAAGTTCTTTTCGCTGCGCGCGTGATCGGGTCAGGCCCGCAAATACAGGTCGCCGTCGCCGTAGAGATAATCGGGTTCGAAATCGGCGTAGTTCTCGAGCTCTTCGCGCGAGGGTATGTCGATGCGCCCGCGACGGAAATCGGCGATCCCGAGATTTCTCAGCTTGCCCACGGCGCGATTGGCGTGGATCGGTGTCGAGCCGCACATTTCAGCGAAATTGGTCTGCGTCAGCGGGGTGTCGAACCCGCCGTCGTCGGCCAGGCCTACCATTTCGAGCCGACGCCAGATTTCAGCGACGATGTTGGCGATCCGGCGCGGCACAGTGAGCTGTTCCAGCTTCATGATCCATTGGCGATGCATCGCCGCATCGAGCAGGGTCGAGAACCACAGCAGCCGGCCGAGATCCGCGTCTTCCGCCATGGCCTGTTTGAGCGATCGGTGCGGCACCAGCCCGATCGTGGTCGGCCCGACGCAGTCGATATTGTGATCGAGCCGCTTGAGCGCGAAGCAATGCAGATCGACGAAATCCCCGGGCACGTGGAAGCTGACGGCGTGGCGTTTTCCGCCGGTTTCGAGAGACCGCAGCATGAAACCTTCGATGAGCATCGTCGAATTGTCGCACACATCGCCGCGCGCGATGATCCGCTCGCCCGTGGCAAGCGTGCGGGTCTCCGCGACCATTTCCTCGAGCCGGCGCTCTTGCGACGAAGTCATTAGATGACGGGCGCGTCCGGCCAGAAAGCGTCCGGTCAGGGGGTAGCGCGTGAAATCGAGAGGCTCGGACATGGGGCGGCGTTACAGGGCTGCCCCGACTTTTCCTAATTCTGACGGCGGAGCGGAGCAGTGGGCAGACACGCGCCCGTTCGGCGTTCGCCGGAACCTTGCGCGGGTGTCGTGCGCTCATTCGCTGCAAGGAGAACGGGAATGGCGGCACGGGCATATTGGCAGGGACAGATCAGGCTGGCGCTCGTCTCGATCCCGGTGGAAATCTATTCGGCCAGCAAGTCCGGCGCGAAGATCTCGTTCAACCAGATCCACGAACCGAGTGGCAAGCGGGTCAAATACGAGAAGACCGTACCCGGCGTCGGCCCGGTCGATCGCGACGACATCATCAAGGGCTACGAGATTTCGAAGGGCGAATACGTCCTGCTCGACGACGAGGAGATCGAGGCGGTCAAGATCGAGAGCCGCAAGACGCTCGAACTCGTGCAATTCGTCGATGCCGGCGAGATCGACCCGCTCTACTACGAGAAACCTTATTACGTCGCGCCGAAGGACGATCTGGCCGAAGAAGCCTTCGTCGTGCTGCGCGAGGCGCTGCGCAAGGCAAAGAAGGTCGCGCTTGGCCAGTTGTCGGTGCGCGGGAGCGAGAAGCTCGTCGCGATCAAGCCGTGCGGCAAGGGCCTGCTGCTCGAAACGCTGCGCTATGCCGATGAGGTGCGGAAAGGGCAGTCGTTCTTCCACGACATCGATGAAGCGAAGCCCAAGAAGGAACTGCTCGATCTCGCCACCACGCTGATCGAGGAAAAAAGCGCGCCCTTCGACGCGAGCGAATTCGAGGATCGCTATGTCGATGCGCTGAAGAAGCTGATCAACAAGAAGGCCAAATCGAAGAGCAAGACAGCCGTGATCGAGGATGTCGACGCGCCCGAGGGCGAAGAGGGCGGCAATGTGATCGACCTGATGGCCGCGCTGAAGAAGTCCGTGGGCGACAAGAAGGGTTCGGGCGGGAAGTCTTCCTCCAAGCGCAAGAAGAGCGCCTGAGATGGCGAAGCGCAAGCGCGCCGATCCACTGGCGACCTACAACGCCAAGCGCGACTTTGCGAAGACGCCTGAACCATCGGGCAAGGCGCAGGCCAGCGCGGACGGCAATCTCTTCATTGTCCAGAAGCACGATGCGACGCGGCTGCACTGGGACTTGCGGCTGGAGATCGACGGCGTGCTCAAGAGCTGGGCGGTGACCAAGGGCCCGTCGCCAGATCCCGATATCAAGCGGCTGGCAGTGCGGACCGAGGATCACCCGATGTCCTATGCCGAATTCGAGGGGACCATCCCCAAGGGCGAATATGGCGGCGGCACGGTCATGCTGTGGGATCGCGGGACTTGGGCCCCGATAAAGGGCAAGAGCGCGAAGGATATCGACGAGGGCCATCTGCATTTCTGCCTCGAGGGCGAACGGATGAAGGGCGAATGGCTGCTCATCCGCCTGAAGAAAAAGCCTGGCGAGAAGCGCGAGAACTGGCTGCTGCGCAAATTGCAGGACGATCATGCCGATGAAGGCGATGCGCTGGTCGAACGCGAACTCACCAGCGTGCTCACCGGGCGCTCGATGGCGGAGATCGCGGCCGACAAGGGCGGCGAATTCCCGCTGGCGGGGAAGAAGGACGATGCTTTCCTCGCGCAGATGGAAAAGGCTTCGGCTCACAATGCGAACGAAACCAAGCCGCGCCGCAAGCGCAAGGCGGCGCCGCTTCCCAAATTCGCCAAGCCCCAGCTGGCCACGCTGGTCGACGATGTGCCCACCGGCAATGGCTGGATGCACGAGATCAAGTTCGACGGGTATCGCGCGCTGGTCGCCGCGAAAGGCGCCGAGGTGCGCGTCTATACCCGCAGCGGAAAGGACTGGAGCGAGAAGTTCGGACCGCTGGTCGGTGCCTTTGCCGAGCTCGATCTGCCCGCATGCCTGATCGACGGCGAGATCGTCGCCTATGACAGCAAGGGCAACCCCGACTTCTCGACGCTGCAGAAAGTGCTGAAACGTGGCCATGGCAGCCAGTCGAAAGACGATGCGCTGGCCTTTCACGGCTTCGACCTGCTGTCGCTCGATGGCGAGGATCTGACCAAGCTGCCCAATATCGAGCGCAAGGAGAGGCTCGAAGCGCTACTGGCCGGGGCCGATGGGCCGATCCATGTCGCCGACCATGTGATCGGCGCAGGGGAAAAACTCTATGCCGCGATGTGCCGATCGGGGCAGGAAGGGATCATCGCCAAGAAGATCGACGCGCCCTATCGCAATTCGCGCAGCAAGGCCTGGGTGAAGGTGAAATGCACGCGGCGGCAGGAATTCGTCGTGGTCGGGTGGAAGGCGAGCAAGGCGAAGGGACGGCCCTTCGCGTCGCTGCTGCTGGCCCAGCACGAAGCCGATGAGCTGGTCTACAAGGGCAATGTCGGGACCGGTTTTACGTCCGACGAGCTCGACGATCTGGCGGCGAAGATGCGGCGGCTCGAGCGCAAGACGCCGCCCGTCGAAACCGACAAGGCGAGCGCGCGGGGCGTGACCTGGCTGACGCCCAAACTCGTCGCAGAGATCGCCTTTGCCGAATTCACTGCCGACGGAAATGTGCGCCACGGCAGCTATCTCGGCCTGCGCAGCGACAAGGACGCCAGCGCGGTCGTGCCCGAAAAAGCGGCGCCTTCACCAGTGCCCGAGCCGGATGTGAAGATCACCAGCCGCGATCGCGTGGTGTTCCCCGACAGCGGACAGACCAAGGGTGCGCTGGCCGACTATTACGCAGCCATCGCGCCGCTGATGCTGCCATTTGCCGGACGCCGACCGATCAGCCTGGTGCGCTGTCCGCAGGGCCGCGCGAAGAAGTGCTTCTTCCAGAAACACGATAGCGGTGCATTCGGCGACGCGGTCCATCATGTGCCGATCCGCGAGAAGGATGGGGGGAGCGAGGATTACCTCTATGTCGAGGATGCGCGCGGCATCCTCCAATGCGTGCAGATGGGCACGATCGAATTCCACGGCTGGGGCGCACGGACCGACGATGTCGAGGCGCCCGACCGGATGGTCTTCGATCTCGACCCCGACGAAGGGCTCGATTTCGCCGATGTGAAGCAGGCGGCGCGCGACATTCGCGCCAGGCTATCCGATATCGGGCTCGTCAGCTTCGCGATGCTGTCGGGCGGGAAGGGCGTCCACGTGGTCGTGCCGCTCACGCCCGGACACAATTGGGAGGCGCACAAGGATTTCGCGCGCCGCTTCGCCGAAGCGCTGAGCATTGCGGAGCCCGATCGCTTCATCGCGACGATGAGCAAGGCCAAGCGCAAGGGGAAGATATTCATCGACTGGCTGCGCAACCAGCGCGGGAGCACCGCCGTGGTGCCCTATTCGGCGCGGGCCCGTTCGGGCGCACCGGTGGCGGTGCCAATCGGGTGGAATGAGCTCAAGAAAATGAAGGACGCCAAGCCGTTCTCGATCGACGATGCCGAAAAGCTTGTCGAGCGGGCCACGGGCAAGACGCTGGCAGGGTGGGGAGCCGCCTCGCAGAAGCTCCCCGACCTCTGATGGAATGCGGCGCTGGGCTATCTGAGCCCCAGCACCGTGCGGGCCCTTGGCGCGGATTTGAGCAGAACGCGGTCGGCCAGCACGACGAGCGCCAGGCTGATCCCGAACAGCGGGACGACGAACGCCAGCACGATCGTCAGGCCGACGAGCAGCCAGCTGTGGCGCAGAACGCCTTTCGGGCCGGGCGCGCCGAGGCGGCCTTCCGGTCGCCGCCGCCACCACATCACCACGCCCGAAAGCGACAGCGTGACGAGCGCGATCAGGATCGCCAGGGCGAACAGCTGGTTGGCGAGACCGAACAGCGCGCCTTCGTGCCAGCCGATACCATAGCCGACGACGCGGTCGATCCAGTGGCGCTGGGCGAAGTCGACCCGGCCGACGAGTGATCCGGTCTCACCATCGATCTCCGCCGTACTTCGCTGTGGCCGGTTGGGCGTGTCCGACACAACTTTCCACGGCGCGCCCGATTCGGCGGGCGGGGTGATCTCGACCGGGGCGGGCAGCGCGAGGGCTGTGGCGCTAGGCACCACGCGATCGAGCTGGAGCGCCGGGGTGGAGGGCGCGTCCGGCTGCCCGGCCATGCCGCCCATGCCCACATGGCCCGCGTGTTCGCCCATCACCGCGCGGGCCTGGCGATCGAGCGCGGCGCGTTCCTGCCGCTCGACATCCGATCCACGCGACCAGTCGACCGGGCCGTCCACCTGCCCGGTTACCTCGCGCATGGTGGCGAAGTAATTGCCCCAGGTCTTGGCCCAGGGCAGGCCGGTGAAAATCAGCACGGCCGCGAACAGCGCGACCCAGATGCCGGTGACCGCGTGCACATCCTTCCACCAGTTGCGGCCCGTGCGGCTCAGGCGGGGGTAGAGCACCCCGCCGAGGCCTTTCGCATCGCGCGGCCACCACAGGAACAGGCCGGTCAGCAGCATGATGATCGTCCAGCTCGCCGCGAGTTCGACCAGCGTCGAGCCCCACCGGCCCATGGTCAGCTCGCCATGCAGGCGGAAGATGACGCGCATGAAGCGGTCCTGCTCGCCCACGGTCTTGAGCACTTCGCCGGTGTCGGGATGGAGATAGACGCGCGTCTCGTCCGCGCCGACGCCTACCACGATGCGCTGCGCGTCATCGGCCTCCTCGCGCAGGATGAATCGATGGAGGACCGAGCCGGGGACCGCGCCCTCCGCCCTTTCCGCCAGCGCAGAGGGGGCGAGCGGCGCATCGGTGACTTCGAGGCTGTCGTAAGCCCGGTCGATCCAGCTCTCCACCTGCGGCTTGAACAAGTAGATCGCCCCCGTAACCGATAGCCATAGGACGAAGGGCACGGTCAGAAGGCCGGCATAGAAATGCCACCGCCACACCGAGCGGTACCATCGTTCCTGCCGGGCGGTGGAGTTGCCGGTTGCGGCGGTGGCATCGCTCATCAGAAGCCTCCGTTCCAGCGCAGGCCGATCACGAAGGTGCGGCCCGGATAGGGGTGGAACACGAAGGCCTTCTCGTCGAACACATTGTCGATGCCCAGATCGAGGTCGAAACCGTCGAAATGCACGGTCGATTTGAGATCGACGAAGGTGAAGGGCGACACGCAGTAATAGGTGTCGCAGCGCGAGCTGGCATTGTTCTCCAGATTGCGCTCGGGCGTGCTCTGGTAGCGCAAATTGGCCGCCAGATCGAACATCGGCGAAACCGCGTAGCGCAGCGAGGCATTGGCCCGCCACCTCGGTACACGCGGGAAACGATTGCCCTCAAGCGCGGGGTTGAGTGGGTTCTCAGTGATGATCGCGTCGATCCACGAGACGTTTGCGTCGAGCGAGAGCCCCTCGACGAACATGTCCTCGACCGCGACGATCGCATCGACGCCCCAGGTCTCGACCTCGCCGATATTGGTGATCAGCGACTGGCTGACCGGCACCGAGGGATCGTCGGCACCGGGCACGAGGATCGTCTGGCTGAACAGCGTATCGTCGACCGCCTGGCGGAAGCCGCTGAGCGTGACCTTCACATTGTCGAACCGCCGCGACGCGGTGAGCTGGAGATCGAAGCCACGCTCGGGCGCGAGATTCGGATCGAACCCGTCGAGATCGATTTCGCCGACATTCGGGCCGTAGCTGATCAGCCCGGCCTGATAGAGTTCGCCGATCGTCGGAAAGCGCGTTGCCCAGGCGGCCGAGGCCACGATCTCTGTCGCGTCGTCGGGCTGAAGGGTCAGGGCCAGCTTTGGCGACCAGGCGTCTTCATTGCGCGAGGCGTAGTCCACGCGGGTTGGCCCGTACTGCAGGAAGCCGCCGCTCGCGCGCCAGTTTTCGTAGCGCAGGCCGAGCGTCGCTTCGAGCATCGGGGCGAGCGTGATCGTGTCTTCGAGAAAGACGCCCGCCAGCTGCGTTTCCCCGCCCGAGGCATTGCGGATCGCGGTTGGCTCGCCGGTGCGCCAGTCGGCGACGGCTCCGGTTTCGCTCGCTCCGAAATAGCCCGCGTAGGATGCGCCCAGCGCGATACGATGCGCGCCGAACGCCCGCTCGGCGGATGTCTCCACGCTGGTCCAGTGCGCGTCCTCATCAGTGACGATGCCGCTGTCGGGGATGATGCCGGTGGTGACATCCACTCCGTTCGACTGGCGCGCGCGCTCGTCGAGCAGTTCGAACCGGCTGACCGAGAGATCGACATCCCAGCCCGCGACATTGCCCGCAAGGCCAAGCCCCGCGAGCAGTTCGGTGCTTTGCGCCTGCCCGCGGGTCACGCCGGAAATGCCGACGAAGGTCGGCTCCCCGTCGGCATCGCGCAGGAAGCTATTGGGATCGTCGGTCGTCTCGTCGTCGATCAGCAGCGCTGCGAGGCCGCGCAGCTCCCAGCCGCCGCCCAGATCGTAATTGCCGCGCAGGCGGAACTGGTCCTCGACGCTGTCGACCACGCTATCCTGCGCCGCGATGCGCAGCGGGAAGCCGAGTTCGCTGTCGACGATCGCCTGATCGGCAAAGGGCGTGCCCGGCGAAACCGTGCGCCATTGCTGCGGCTGGCCCTCGTTCTCGAAGTGCCGATAGGCGACCGACACGCCCCCGCGCGAACCGATTGCGATATCGGCCTGGCCGTTCACGGAAAAGCCGTACAGGTTCTCGTCCGTGTCGTAATATTTGTAGTTCTGGTAGAAGCGTTGCGCGCCCAGCGAGATGGCATTGCTGTCGATCGGCGCGGTTTCGAGCCGCAGCGTCCCGCCCAGCGAATTGCCCGCATAGCGCGCAGACGTGGGCCCGTAGATGATCTCTGCCCGGGCGATGTCGGTCGGCGAGAGGACCGCCCACTTGGGCGCCGTACCGAAGCTCGCGCCGAGGAAATCGGAGATCAGGAACCCGTCGACCGTCACCAGCGCACGCGGCGTTTGCGTGGTGTGCATGTTGCGGAAGGAAAGGGTCGCGTTGGCATCGCCGATATAGCGCTTCCTGACGATCAGGTTGGGCGCATAGCGGATCACATCCTCGGCATTGATGGTGTTGATCGCCGCGATCTGGTCGGCATCGATCGCCACGCCCAGCGCGGGCGTATCGAGCGAGCGCATCTCGCGGCTTTCGAGCGTGCCGATGATCGTGACGCGGTTTTCATCGCTTTCCTGGGTGGCAGATGGGTCCTGCTCGGTAGAGGCCTCGTCGGATTGGGCGAGGGCAGGCGTGGACAACAGTGCAAGCGCCGACGCGCTGCACAGCGCGCGGCAGTAGAATTCGGATTTCATCGAAATATCCTGACAAATGGCTTTGGCCGCAAAAGTGCGGCGAATGAGCGGTGGGGTCAGGAAAGGGTCGGAGGTCCGGTGGAGGGCGGCGGGGGAGCCGCCAGCCCACGGCCCGGGAATACCGTGCGGATTGGCGTGAGCACGATCTCGGGCGAAGCCGGGAGCGGGAGGTCGAGCAGGGGCGGCGCGGGCAAGGTCGCGGGCGCGGCGAGCGCGGCCAAATCGCACATCGCCTTCGCCAGGCCGGATTCCGGATCGTGATCGCCATGCGCGTCTTGGGCGTCCGGCGAATCCTCCGCTGCCATCGCATGATCCATCGGCATGGGATCGCCGTGCGCCATCGCGTGGGCCATGGGGCCGTGATCGCCGTGGGCCATCGCCATCCCGGCATCGTGCGAAGGCATGGCATGCATCTCGCCATGCGCGGCGTGCGGATCGGGCGTGTGGTCGTGCGCCGACGGGCTCCCCGTAGCCAGCGCCGCGAGGTCGGGCGAGACCGTCGGGCAGGGGACCAACGTCGGGGTGCCGTTCGCTGCCGCAGCGACCATCCAGCCATGCGGGATCGCGAGCTGGAGCATGGCAACCAGCGCGGCAATCGCAAAGAAGCGCTGCGACGAGGATCGGCGGAAGAACACGGACGGCGCCCTAGCGCTTGGCAGTGGCTTTCGAAAGCACGCAATACCGGGTGCGCGCCCGATTTCGACAGGTGTGGATCGGCATTGGCGCGGGGCGCGGCGACGGTTAGGGCTGGCGCATGACCGATTCTCGTTTCCGTCACCTCGAAAAGATCCACAATGTCCGTGATTTCGGTGGCTACGCCGCTGCAAACGGCACCACCGTCAAGCGCGGCCTGCTGTGGCGCGGCGGCCATCAATGCGATGCAAGCGCGAGCGACCTTGCCGTGCTGGACGAGCTAGGAATCGAATTGGTCGTCGATCTTCGCGGGGTGAAAGAGCGCGCCAAATATCCGAGTCGCCGGCCTTCCTCGTTCGATGGCGAAGTGCTCGAATATGACGGCGAGACCGCCGGGCTTGCGCCGCATGTCGAGGCGGCGGGCAATTCGCTCGACGAGCAGGCGGCGTGCGACGTGATGGTGGGGCTCTACGCCGATCTGCCCGATCGCGAGGGCCTCAACGCGGTGATCCCGCGCTACATGCACGCGCTGGCGCAAGGGGCGGGGGCGAGCTTCGTCCATTGCGCGGCGGGCAAGGATCGCACCGGCATCGCCTGCGACCTCGTGCTGCATGCGCTCGGCGTCCATCCTGACGACCGGATGGAGGATTATCTCCTCACCAACCACGCGCCTGACAATGAACGGCGGATCGAGGAAGGCCTGTCGAGCATCGCGAAACACTACCCGGTCACCAATGAAGCGGCGGGCCGGGTGCTGATGGGCGTGGATGCCGCGTTCCTCGAGGCGGCGCGCGCCTCGATGGTCGACGCCGAAGGCTCGATCGATGCCTATCTCGCGCGGCGCTGGGGCGTGGACGGCGCGGTGAAGGACAAAATGCGGGGACACCTCACCCAATAGGACGCGCACCGGTTTGCGTGCGCCGCCGGGCGCACCTATCTGGGGCTCTCACACGAAATCGACGGATAGACATGGCAGTTCACACAACCAAGATGCTCATCATCGGCTCGGGCCCGGCGGGGCTTTCGGCCGCGATCTATGGCGCGCGTGCGGGGATGAAGCCCATCGTCGTGCAGGGCATCCAGCCCGGCGGCCAGCTGACCATCACCACCGATGTCGAGAATTATCCCGGCTTCCGCGACGTGGTGCAGGGCCCATGGCTGATGCAGGAAATGCAGGCCCAGGCCGAACATGTCGGCACGCGGATGATGTGGGACACGATCACCGAAGTGGTGATGGACCAAGGCAGCCCGTTCCGCGCGATCGGCGATGGCGGCGACGAATATGTCGGCGATACGCTGGTGATCGCAACCGGTGCGCAGGCCAAGTGGCTCTCGGTCCCTGGCGAAGCCGAACTGGGCGGCAAGGGCGTGTCGGCCTGCGCCACCTGCGACGGGTTCTTCTATCGCGGCAAGAAGGTGGCGGTGATCGGCGGCGGCAACACCGCGGTCGAGGAAGCGCTCTACCTCACCAACCATTCGGACGACGTCACGCTGATCCACCGCCGCGACGAATTGCGCAGCGAGAAGATCCTGCAGGATCGCCTGTTCGCCAGCGACAAGATCACGCCCATGTGGAACAAGGTCGTCGAAAGGTTCGAGGGAGAAGGCAAGCTCACCCACCTCGTGCTGCGCGACACCGAGACAGGCGAGGAATCGACGCTCGACGTCGATGGCGCTTTCGTCGCGATCGGCCATGCGCCGGCGACCGAGCTGTTCAAGGGCAAGCTGCCGATG is part of the Alteriqipengyuania halimionae genome and encodes:
- the ligD gene encoding DNA ligase D, which produces MAKRKRADPLATYNAKRDFAKTPEPSGKAQASADGNLFIVQKHDATRLHWDLRLEIDGVLKSWAVTKGPSPDPDIKRLAVRTEDHPMSYAEFEGTIPKGEYGGGTVMLWDRGTWAPIKGKSAKDIDEGHLHFCLEGERMKGEWLLIRLKKKPGEKRENWLLRKLQDDHADEGDALVERELTSVLTGRSMAEIAADKGGEFPLAGKKDDAFLAQMEKASAHNANETKPRRKRKAAPLPKFAKPQLATLVDDVPTGNGWMHEIKFDGYRALVAAKGAEVRVYTRSGKDWSEKFGPLVGAFAELDLPACLIDGEIVAYDSKGNPDFSTLQKVLKRGHGSQSKDDALAFHGFDLLSLDGEDLTKLPNIERKERLEALLAGADGPIHVADHVIGAGEKLYAAMCRSGQEGIIAKKIDAPYRNSRSKAWVKVKCTRRQEFVVVGWKASKAKGRPFASLLLAQHEADELVYKGNVGTGFTSDELDDLAAKMRRLERKTPPVETDKASARGVTWLTPKLVAEIAFAEFTADGNVRHGSYLGLRSDKDASAVVPEKAAPSPVPEPDVKITSRDRVVFPDSGQTKGALADYYAAIAPLMLPFAGRRPISLVRCPQGRAKKCFFQKHDSGAFGDAVHHVPIREKDGGSEDYLYVEDARGILQCVQMGTIEFHGWGARTDDVEAPDRMVFDLDPDEGLDFADVKQAARDIRARLSDIGLVSFAMLSGGKGVHVVVPLTPGHNWEAHKDFARRFAEALSIAEPDRFIATMSKAKRKGKIFIDWLRNQRGSTAVVPYSARARSGAPVAVPIGWNELKKMKDAKPFSIDDAEKLVERATGKTLAGWGAASQKLPDL
- a CDS encoding DUF421 domain-containing protein; translation: MTIDNFWSSFDRIAQIVLSAAIFYLLIVGMVRVSGKRTTGELNNFDWIITVAVGSLAASGILLKNVSTIDAVTAILALALLQYVATRWVQQSDLASRVVKAEPTLLTDRGEFLEDAMEETRISREEILAALRENGCLKLEDANWVVLETNGKLSVIPKCDTTYEEVDSLSDVPAPKHVG
- the ku gene encoding non-homologous end joining protein Ku, giving the protein MAARAYWQGQIRLALVSIPVEIYSASKSGAKISFNQIHEPSGKRVKYEKTVPGVGPVDRDDIIKGYEISKGEYVLLDDEEIEAVKIESRKTLELVQFVDAGEIDPLYYEKPYYVAPKDDLAEEAFVVLREALRKAKKVALGQLSVRGSEKLVAIKPCGKGLLLETLRYADEVRKGQSFFHDIDEAKPKKELLDLATTLIEEKSAPFDASEFEDRYVDALKKLINKKAKSKSKTAVIEDVDAPEGEEGGNVIDLMAALKKSVGDKKGSGGKSSSKRKKSA
- the trxB gene encoding thioredoxin-disulfide reductase, with amino-acid sequence MAVHTTKMLIIGSGPAGLSAAIYGARAGMKPIVVQGIQPGGQLTITTDVENYPGFRDVVQGPWLMQEMQAQAEHVGTRMMWDTITEVVMDQGSPFRAIGDGGDEYVGDTLVIATGAQAKWLSVPGEAELGGKGVSACATCDGFFYRGKKVAVIGGGNTAVEEALYLTNHSDDVTLIHRRDELRSEKILQDRLFASDKITPMWNKVVERFEGEGKLTHLVLRDTETGEESTLDVDGAFVAIGHAPATELFKGKLPMDDSGYLLIEPGTPKTSIPGVFACGDVMDHTYRQAVTAAGTGCMAALDAERFLATVEFAAQEAAE
- a CDS encoding tyrosine-protein phosphatase, encoding MTDSRFRHLEKIHNVRDFGGYAAANGTTVKRGLLWRGGHQCDASASDLAVLDELGIELVVDLRGVKERAKYPSRRPSSFDGEVLEYDGETAGLAPHVEAAGNSLDEQAACDVMVGLYADLPDREGLNAVIPRYMHALAQGAGASFVHCAAGKDRTGIACDLVLHALGVHPDDRMEDYLLTNHAPDNERRIEEGLSSIAKHYPVTNEAAGRVLMGVDAAFLEAARASMVDAEGSIDAYLARRWGVDGAVKDKMRGHLTQ
- a CDS encoding TonB-dependent receptor produces the protein MKSEFYCRALCSASALALLSTPALAQSDEASTEQDPSATQESDENRVTIIGTLESREMRSLDTPALGVAIDADQIAAINTINAEDVIRYAPNLIVRKRYIGDANATLSFRNMHTTQTPRALVTVDGFLISDFLGASFGTAPKWAVLSPTDIARAEIIYGPTSARYAGNSLGGTLRLETAPIDSNAISLGAQRFYQNYKYYDTDENLYGFSVNGQADIAIGSRGGVSVAYRHFENEGQPQQWRTVSPGTPFADQAIVDSELGFPLRIAAQDSVVDSVEDQFRLRGNYDLGGGWELRGLAALLIDDETTDDPNSFLRDADGEPTFVGISGVTRGQAQSTELLAGLGLAGNVAGWDVDLSVSRFELLDERARQSNGVDVTTGIIPDSGIVTDEDAHWTSVETSAERAFGAHRIALGASYAGYFGASETGAVADWRTGEPTAIRNASGGETQLAGVFLEDTITLAPMLEATLGLRYENWRASGGFLQYGPTRVDYASRNEDAWSPKLALTLQPDDATEIVASAAWATRFPTIGELYQAGLISYGPNVGEIDLDGFDPNLAPERGFDLQLTASRRFDNVKVTLSGFRQAVDDTLFSQTILVPGADDPSVPVSQSLITNIGEVETWGVDAIVAVEDMFVEGLSLDANVSWIDAIITENPLNPALEGNRFPRVPRWRANASLRYAVSPMFDLAANLRYQSTPERNLENNASSRCDTYYCVSPFTFVDLKSTVHFDGFDLDLGIDNVFDEKAFVFHPYPGRTFVIGLRWNGGF
- a CDS encoding Crp/Fnr family transcriptional regulator translates to MTLDYPLTGNFLAGRLRDNLSKDDLEYIERLIETVEELPGSTRLIKRGDIANRSTLLVEGFVFRTIEREDRRYIVGVHVPGDFIDLHGFALKRLDHNIVTVGKVTIGCVSHSTLQEVMTDRPGVARAMWFATLLDAAIHRKWIQMLEQLDAPRRIAHLYSEIRTRLELIGREVPGALRTPFTQTDLADMCGVSAIHANRAVGKLREAGLGEIRRGDFYPTDWRLLAEYAHFDPDYLYGDGPLKLRGDWGAV
- a CDS encoding Crp/Fnr family transcriptional regulator; protein product: MSEPLDFTRYPLTGRFLAGRARHLMTSSQERRLEEMVAETRTLATGERIIARGDVCDNSTMLIEGFMLRSLETGGKRHAVSFHVPGDFVDLHCFALKRLDHNIDCVGPTTIGLVPHRSLKQAMAEDADLGRLLWFSTLLDAAMHRQWIMKLEQLTVPRRIANIVAEIWRRLEMVGLADDGGFDTPLTQTNFAEMCGSTPIHANRAVGKLRNLGIADFRRGRIDIPSREELENYADFEPDYLYGDGDLYLRA
- a CDS encoding PepSY-associated TM helix domain-containing protein; this encodes MSDATAATGNSTARQERWYRSVWRWHFYAGLLTVPFVLWLSVTGAIYLFKPQVESWIDRAYDSLEVTDAPLAPSALAERAEGAVPGSVLHRFILREEADDAQRIVVGVGADETRVYLHPDTGEVLKTVGEQDRFMRVIFRLHGELTMGRWGSTLVELAASWTIIMLLTGLFLWWPRDAKGLGGVLYPRLSRTGRNWWKDVHAVTGIWVALFAAVLIFTGLPWAKTWGNYFATMREVTGQVDGPVDWSRGSDVERQERAALDRQARAVMGEHAGHVGMGGMAGQPDAPSTPALQLDRVVPSATALALPAPVEITPPAESGAPWKVVSDTPNRPQRSTAEIDGETGSLVGRVDFAQRHWIDRVVGYGIGWHEGALFGLANQLFALAILIALVTLSLSGVVMWWRRRPEGRLGAPGPKGVLRHSWLLVGLTIVLAFVVPLFGISLALVVLADRVLLKSAPRARTVLGLR